A single window of Acidobacteriota bacterium DNA harbors:
- a CDS encoding T9SS type A sorting domain-containing protein: MQPVRLILSCIAVLLIGAPALVADDPISGEPYTVYASDQEPDDTGPDPVADYYWPWTNNPPGPPPNYNLVDSSYFQGVPVLPGPLETDLGGYYIYNDTAAGKWYIANFLYSRGQSLEQFHGSILVTMEQDPTPAVNLWAQGFELSCDLKQNDRWGWVRWPDSIAENLYEIWWDITIDYAKIKDTGDFRDTLGIVVAGCAIDFNLWSSGHTVAFNADQVYLGDDLTLLSSVPGFVDTYAGITDQYQLNDPIDDPNTSRFTPKSLPGATFNMNGLIVPGTTYGDRYTGSWAYEANGIQFSTVFCPPFMPPNFVTPGGTDTVVICSGEAVYDTIIATDPNPGDVLTMTLLSGPGFLSSTPSVSPVVGYYDFSPSTSGAYTAVFEVIDGTGGADTLQIIYEVTVGTAPVVVLPDDTAIFLCDPAEICLPLDVLDADCDVTSVTTNLGQYSGTLTNFDQVARLDHLGGTIIQIGGGAPGKVLYIASDFVPPVNSQSGVDVTLPDFGFVDFIVDYGSFPTGLEPGNSADHLAGPPTDMTFTAPGPGGPDGGDGDGSLAFAAGNFCTVGYSQAVTTCNGANTDFVVFTNTNGGGTAELQFRLNGVTVHTLTRVFPGGSAGSGIGGITFDLPDGLVFNEVKISCLAGPVEIDALAARTAPSPTTEDICFAADTSGVYEVIATATDACGYESTDMILVTVTLNSAPHAAAGPDQSLFVCDFEQICLPVSFHDADGNLVVSELLSGPGSLVDDQICFTPATSGAHTFVIRAVDACGLEDRDTVVVTIDRNDPPVAEPPSPVTVFLCDTVEVCYTFTATDPNGGPLVWSFLAGAGTISPDGEFCLTPTASGSYTATVIVADSCGAADTTSIIYYVTLNSAPVTVDPTSPMPRTLCTVEEICYQFQANDTDGDPLTWTKLTGDGTVSPAGLWCFTPDESGSYAVTLAVTDTCGAADTTGKTYEITVNDPPTVAFGNDTSVSLCAPEEICLVYTPSDPQGPAGLIEEMVSGYGSIDTAADRICFTPTAGGTYEFVVRVTDSCSAFDKDTIVVTVTLGQFASIDCPTEPIHVSLCEPDTVCQMLPITPASASVTVSNGIYANGELCIYSDTSGTYEVTVIAETSCGADTCVVTFVVEIGEAAQIACPDPQSIFICEAQSVCIPVGIMGPSPVVTVSPIGTYSAGHVCFPADTSGHYEIEVVASTGCGTDTCIVIADVQINRPPLAVDPPSPLDTFLCDPGQVCYQFGADDPDGGTLTWSRLTGDGTVGPSGQWCVTAGSTGSFSVTAEVADSCGAADTVSLTLDATVNTPPVFSLGNDTGVFLCLAEQICLPFSLYDAEGNVAAVELISGGGALFVGSDLLCFTPPVAGNYEFVARVTDSCGVAVYDTLLVAVDFNDPPVVFAGEDKTVFQCAPQAICWPTSVSDPDGNLQVVELITGPGTYDGTNICFTPTGTLDYEFVLKATDSCGTASFDTVVVHYTLNSPPVADAGADQALFLCSPDQICWPAGCSDVDGNLSDCALISGPGTYDSDNICFTPGASGAYQFVLEASDACGAVDRDTVVIDVTINSGPVCVMPSDTTIFQCAASEVCLPAYATDIDGNLELCQIVSGPGVLTGGDWCYTPVTSQSVTVTVRCLDSCGAECTSSFKVEFEINESPVVQFGPDFDTTLCLSSSICLPYTAYDPNDPRSRTLVLETGAGTLDTINSEICFTPGSSGTYTFVLAMEDECGRVARDTINVGVVVNTAPVADAGGDQDVFLCDDATTLCWPASCSDADGNLTDCIFSSSTPATYDGSRICFNPTQSGTYLFALEAVDDCGESSVDTAVIDVTINSAPMVTLDSDTSLEMCQPEPVCVGYQVFDPDGLSGIVESMLSGYGTIDTVANTVCFTPSAAGSYEFIVRATDSCGAAGLDTIVVTIAIGARAQIDCPASPIEVSLCTPDDVCQMLDVTPSTANVTVSYGSWANGELCFFADTSGTYPVTVIAADTCGADTCELVFNVSIGQAAQIDCPDPIDRFLCTPDTVCVPVGVVGTGAVVTITPIGTYTGGNVCFPADTSGHYELQIVAATDCGTDTCLLIADITINSPPVATNPPSVDTFLCAAGQICAQFAATDADGDLYEWRRLSGNGTVTPGGLWCFDAPTSGSYSVTAEILDSCNAADTLVAVINVTLNGKPVVSLPEDTAVYLCAAQEVCFLYTVLDGDDNVTVEELVESPPGSVLDTLANQFCFTPTVAGTYSFVLRATDACGAAGADTLVVTVGFNRPPVASLAPDTGLYLCNPAQVCRAAACSDEDANLDSCYLTTGEGTYDGSTVCFTPDTSGTYTFILRAVDDCGAADEDTSRVTVTLNSDPTCQVPQGVTQFFQCSPSQVSLPVSATDPDGNYDHCELISGPGSIVGGNWSYTPSTDETVWVVVMCVDSCGAHCIDSFQVSFSINAAPLVVLPEPQTILACDDTTICISVDASDQDGNLASVELMSSTGSYNDQTGQICFGAGYGTGDDKSYTFIIKATDSCGAEDYDTTTITVDFNAPPVVSLPPDFTAYLESVGELCFTADISDNDGNLADVTVVPDIAHYDDLTGQICFDADTTGVYCFQVTATDGCSGETDPLHCTDVDTICVTVEVDQCVHVQIEKSHNVVQGQFTDLRIFLNGSGHELGGFNFLVWYDVTALNPALALPGDLLDMCGWEYFTYRFGADGNCESCPTGLLRLVAIAETNNGAYHPGCFLDGMTGTLATIRFLVSNDRTLEGQFAPVSFFWTECGDNAFSSREGDTLWISRNVYTFDLNAITDISYGFPGYFGAPDLCLLGQGPDKPKPARCVDFTNGGVDIVPSDSIDMRGDINLNGLAYEIADAVMFTNYFTRGPDAFGTGRRVDAAIAASDVNGDGIPLTVADLVYLIRVVVGDAQQMPKINPNADLQAEFSVTGNVLCIEQSDAPIGAIYVVLSGKVTPRLHENASFMEMQYRHDDSETRVLIYNEKGETVLGAGPVLELDGRTWIRTIQVGSFDGQVVKAKVKDVPDRFSLSQNYPNPFNPMTVLEYALPVASDWHLVVYNILGQQVENWSGRDEAGYYQIEWDAGRYASGVYFYRLTAGGFSATRKMVLLK; this comes from the coding sequence ATGCAACCCGTAAGGTTGATTCTGTCCTGCATTGCCGTTCTCCTGATCGGAGCACCCGCGCTCGTTGCGGACGATCCAATCAGCGGCGAACCGTACACAGTCTATGCCAGCGACCAGGAGCCTGACGATACGGGACCCGACCCGGTCGCAGACTACTATTGGCCGTGGACCAACAATCCGCCGGGTCCGCCCCCCAACTACAACCTTGTCGATTCGAGCTACTTTCAGGGGGTGCCCGTCCTGCCCGGTCCTCTGGAAACCGATCTCGGGGGGTACTACATCTACAATGACACTGCTGCCGGCAAGTGGTACATTGCCAACTTCCTGTATTCACGCGGGCAATCGCTGGAACAGTTCCACGGCAGCATTCTGGTGACGATGGAACAGGATCCGACGCCGGCTGTGAACCTGTGGGCACAGGGATTCGAGCTTTCGTGCGACCTGAAGCAGAACGACCGCTGGGGCTGGGTCAGGTGGCCTGATTCCATCGCCGAGAACCTGTACGAAATCTGGTGGGATATCACCATCGACTATGCCAAGATTAAGGATACGGGGGATTTCCGCGACACGCTCGGGATCGTGGTAGCCGGCTGTGCGATCGACTTCAACCTCTGGAGTTCCGGCCACACCGTGGCGTTTAACGCCGACCAGGTGTACCTTGGCGACGACCTGACGTTGCTGTCTTCAGTCCCCGGATTCGTCGACACCTATGCAGGAATAACCGACCAGTACCAGCTTAACGATCCAATCGACGACCCCAATACCAGCCGCTTCACGCCCAAGAGCCTGCCGGGCGCCACGTTCAATATGAACGGCCTGATTGTTCCTGGCACCACTTACGGTGACCGCTACACCGGAAGCTGGGCGTACGAGGCGAACGGGATACAGTTTTCGACGGTATTCTGTCCGCCCTTCATGCCCCCCAACTTCGTGACGCCGGGCGGCACCGACACGGTCGTGATATGCTCCGGCGAGGCCGTATACGATACGATTATCGCCACCGATCCTAATCCGGGCGACGTCCTGACCATGACCCTTCTGTCCGGACCGGGCTTCCTGAGCTCGACGCCTTCCGTCTCTCCGGTCGTCGGCTACTATGACTTTAGTCCGTCCACGAGCGGCGCCTATACGGCCGTGTTCGAAGTAATCGACGGCACCGGCGGCGCCGATACCCTTCAGATTATCTATGAGGTTACCGTCGGCACCGCTCCCGTGGTGGTCCTGCCCGATGACACGGCCATCTTCCTGTGTGACCCGGCGGAGATCTGCCTGCCACTCGACGTTCTGGACGCCGATTGCGACGTGACCTCCGTCACGACCAATCTGGGGCAGTATTCCGGCACGCTGACGAATTTCGATCAGGTGGCTCGCCTGGACCATCTCGGCGGAACGATCATTCAGATAGGCGGCGGTGCTCCCGGTAAGGTCCTGTACATCGCCTCGGACTTTGTCCCGCCGGTCAACTCGCAGTCGGGCGTCGACGTCACGCTGCCGGATTTTGGCTTTGTCGACTTCATCGTTGACTACGGGTCGTTCCCAACCGGCCTGGAACCGGGTAACTCCGCCGATCATCTGGCAGGCCCACCGACCGACATGACCTTCACCGCTCCCGGCCCCGGCGGTCCCGACGGCGGTGACGGGGATGGTTCCCTGGCGTTTGCGGCGGGTAACTTCTGTACAGTTGGATACAGCCAGGCTGTCACCACGTGCAACGGCGCCAATACCGACTTCGTTGTATTCACCAACACCAACGGCGGCGGCACGGCCGAATTGCAGTTCAGGCTCAACGGCGTAACGGTCCACACCCTCACGCGCGTCTTTCCGGGCGGGTCAGCCGGCTCGGGAATAGGCGGTATTACGTTTGACCTGCCGGATGGCCTCGTCTTTAACGAGGTAAAAATCTCGTGTCTTGCCGGGCCGGTAGAGATCGACGCCCTGGCCGCCCGCACGGCACCGTCACCGACAACGGAGGATATCTGCTTCGCCGCCGACACGTCCGGTGTGTACGAGGTGATTGCCACTGCCACCGACGCCTGCGGCTACGAGAGCACGGACATGATTCTCGTTACCGTGACGCTGAATTCGGCGCCGCACGCCGCGGCCGGGCCGGACCAGTCTCTGTTCGTCTGCGACTTCGAGCAGATTTGTCTCCCGGTTTCGTTTCACGACGCCGATGGCAACCTGGTCGTCAGCGAGTTGCTGTCCGGCCCCGGCAGCCTGGTCGATGACCAGATCTGTTTCACGCCGGCCACGAGCGGCGCCCATACATTTGTGATTCGTGCCGTCGATGCCTGCGGTCTTGAAGACCGGGACACGGTGGTGGTAACGATTGACAGGAACGATCCGCCGGTCGCCGAGCCGCCGTCGCCCGTCACCGTTTTCCTGTGCGACACGGTGGAGGTCTGTTACACCTTCACCGCCACGGACCCCAACGGCGGCCCGCTTGTCTGGAGCTTCCTGGCCGGCGCCGGTACGATATCGCCGGACGGTGAATTCTGCCTGACGCCGACGGCCTCCGGTTCTTACACCGCCACGGTCATCGTGGCTGACTCCTGCGGTGCCGCCGATACCACGTCGATCATCTATTATGTCACGCTCAACTCGGCGCCGGTAACAGTCGATCCGACCAGCCCCATGCCGCGGACCCTCTGCACGGTGGAGGAAATCTGTTACCAGTTTCAGGCCAACGATACCGATGGTGATCCCCTGACGTGGACAAAACTTACCGGCGACGGCACGGTCAGCCCCGCCGGCCTGTGGTGCTTTACACCGGATGAGTCGGGAAGCTACGCCGTGACACTGGCTGTAACGGACACCTGCGGCGCGGCCGACACCACCGGCAAGACCTACGAAATAACGGTTAACGACCCGCCCACGGTGGCCTTCGGCAACGATACGTCGGTCTCCCTGTGTGCTCCCGAAGAGATTTGTCTCGTCTATACGCCGTCCGACCCCCAGGGTCCGGCGGGTCTGATAGAAGAAATGGTTTCCGGCTACGGAAGCATAGACACGGCCGCCGACAGGATCTGCTTCACACCCACGGCCGGCGGCACCTATGAATTCGTGGTGCGCGTGACCGACTCCTGCTCGGCCTTCGACAAAGATACGATTGTCGTGACGGTGACGCTCGGTCAATTCGCCTCCATTGACTGCCCGACCGAGCCGATTCACGTCTCACTCTGCGAACCGGACACCGTCTGCCAGATGCTGCCCATAACGCCCGCCTCGGCTTCGGTAACGGTTTCCAACGGCATATACGCGAACGGTGAGTTGTGCATCTACTCCGACACGTCGGGCACCTACGAAGTCACCGTGATCGCCGAGACGTCGTGCGGCGCCGACACGTGCGTCGTCACGTTCGTCGTCGAAATCGGTGAGGCGGCACAGATTGCGTGCCCGGATCCGCAATCCATATTTATCTGTGAGGCGCAGTCGGTGTGCATCCCGGTCGGAATCATGGGTCCTTCACCGGTAGTGACGGTCAGCCCGATCGGCACCTATTCCGCCGGCCATGTCTGTTTCCCTGCCGACACCAGCGGCCATTACGAAATCGAAGTTGTCGCCTCGACGGGCTGCGGTACTGACACGTGTATCGTGATCGCCGACGTGCAGATCAACCGGCCTCCGCTTGCGGTCGACCCGCCCTCGCCGCTCGACACCTTCCTCTGCGATCCCGGCCAGGTGTGCTATCAGTTCGGGGCCGACGACCCGGATGGCGGAACGCTTACCTGGTCACGGCTGACCGGCGACGGCACGGTCGGTCCTTCGGGCCAGTGGTGCGTCACGGCCGGCAGCACCGGCAGCTTCTCCGTTACGGCCGAAGTTGCCGATTCGTGCGGTGCTGCTGATACCGTGAGCCTGACCCTTGACGCGACGGTCAACACGCCGCCGGTCTTTTCGCTGGGCAACGATACGGGCGTTTTCCTGTGCCTGGCCGAACAAATCTGCCTGCCGTTCTCCCTTTACGACGCGGAAGGCAACGTGGCCGCCGTGGAACTGATCAGCGGCGGCGGCGCTCTCTTTGTCGGCTCCGACCTGCTGTGCTTTACGCCCCCGGTAGCGGGGAATTACGAGTTTGTCGCACGGGTGACAGATTCGTGCGGCGTGGCGGTTTACGATACGCTCCTCGTGGCGGTCGACTTCAACGATCCTCCGGTGGTCTTTGCCGGGGAAGACAAGACGGTGTTCCAGTGCGCTCCCCAGGCGATCTGCTGGCCGACCTCCGTGAGTGATCCCGACGGAAACCTGCAGGTGGTTGAGCTGATTACCGGCCCGGGCACCTATGACGGTACCAACATTTGTTTCACTCCCACGGGCACGCTCGATTACGAGTTCGTGCTGAAAGCCACCGACAGCTGCGGCACGGCGAGCTTCGATACGGTGGTTGTTCACTACACCCTGAACAGCCCGCCGGTTGCAGACGCCGGTGCGGACCAGGCGCTGTTCCTGTGCTCGCCGGACCAGATCTGCTGGCCGGCCGGCTGCAGCGACGTCGACGGCAATCTCTCCGACTGCGCGCTGATCTCCGGTCCCGGCACCTATGACAGCGATAACATCTGCTTCACGCCGGGCGCCTCCGGTGCCTACCAGTTCGTCCTTGAAGCCAGCGACGCCTGCGGCGCCGTTGATCGCGATACGGTGGTCATAGACGTGACCATCAACTCCGGCCCCGTCTGCGTGATGCCAAGCGATACCACTATTTTCCAGTGCGCGGCCTCCGAGGTCTGCCTGCCTGCGTATGCCACGGATATCGACGGAAACCTCGAACTCTGTCAGATCGTCTCGGGTCCGGGTGTTCTCACAGGCGGCGACTGGTGCTACACGCCGGTGACAAGCCAGAGCGTCACCGTGACCGTCCGCTGTCTCGACAGTTGCGGGGCCGAGTGCACGTCGTCGTTCAAGGTTGAGTTCGAGATAAATGAATCACCGGTCGTGCAGTTCGGCCCGGATTTCGACACCACGCTGTGCCTGTCGTCGAGTATCTGCCTGCCGTACACGGCCTATGACCCCAACGATCCGCGCTCCCGCACGCTCGTCCTGGAGACGGGCGCCGGAACGCTGGATACGATCAACTCGGAGATTTGTTTCACTCCCGGCTCTTCCGGCACCTACACCTTTGTGCTCGCGATGGAGGACGAGTGCGGCCGCGTGGCCAGGGACACTATAAATGTCGGTGTGGTGGTCAACACGGCCCCGGTGGCCGATGCCGGCGGGGACCAGGACGTGTTCCTGTGCGATGACGCGACCACGCTTTGCTGGCCGGCCTCGTGCAGTGACGCCGACGGCAATCTCACTGATTGCATCTTTAGCAGTTCCACCCCGGCCACGTACGATGGCAGCCGAATCTGTTTTAACCCCACTCAGTCCGGCACGTACCTGTTCGCGCTCGAGGCCGTCGACGACTGCGGCGAGTCGTCCGTGGACACTGCCGTAATCGACGTCACGATCAACAGCGCGCCGATGGTCACGCTGGACAGCGACACGTCGCTCGAAATGTGCCAGCCTGAACCCGTCTGCGTGGGTTATCAGGTGTTCGATCCGGACGGGCTCTCGGGGATTGTCGAATCCATGCTGTCCGGGTACGGAACAATTGACACGGTCGCCAACACCGTATGCTTCACGCCTTCCGCGGCCGGAAGCTACGAGTTCATCGTCCGCGCCACCGATTCATGCGGTGCAGCGGGCCTGGACACGATCGTTGTTACCATTGCCATTGGCGCGCGGGCGCAGATTGACTGCCCCGCGAGCCCCATAGAAGTTTCTCTGTGTACGCCGGACGACGTGTGTCAGATGCTCGACGTCACACCGTCCACCGCAAACGTCACCGTTTCCTACGGCTCCTGGGCGAACGGCGAACTCTGCTTCTTCGCTGACACGTCCGGCACCTACCCGGTGACCGTCATCGCCGCGGACACCTGCGGCGCTGATACCTGCGAACTGGTCTTTAACGTCAGCATCGGTCAGGCGGCTCAGATCGATTGTCCCGACCCGATCGATCGCTTCCTGTGTACACCCGATACGGTGTGTGTGCCGGTCGGTGTGGTGGGTACCGGTGCGGTAGTCACGATCACCCCGATCGGCACGTACACTGGCGGTAACGTGTGCTTCCCGGCCGATACCAGCGGACACTATGAACTCCAGATCGTCGCCGCCACCGACTGCGGCACGGATACCTGTCTGCTTATCGCCGACATCACCATTAACAGCCCGCCGGTGGCCACCAACCCGCCGTCCGTCGATACCTTCCTCTGCGCCGCCGGCCAGATTTGCGCCCAGTTTGCGGCTACCGACGCGGACGGCGACCTGTATGAATGGCGGCGCCTTTCCGGAAACGGCACGGTGACCCCGGGCGGCCTCTGGTGCTTCGATGCCCCGACGAGCGGCAGCTACAGCGTTACCGCCGAGATCCTCGACAGTTGCAACGCGGCCGACACGCTGGTCGCCGTCATCAACGTCACCCTTAACGGCAAACCGGTGGTGTCGCTGCCCGAGGATACGGCCGTCTACCTCTGCGCCGCCCAGGAGGTTTGCTTCCTGTACACCGTTCTGGACGGCGACGATAACGTCACGGTAGAGGAACTCGTCGAGAGTCCCCCCGGCAGCGTTCTGGATACACTGGCCAACCAGTTCTGCTTCACCCCTACCGTCGCCGGCACTTACTCCTTCGTGCTGCGGGCCACCGACGCCTGCGGCGCGGCGGGTGCCGACACGCTGGTCGTCACGGTGGGATTCAATCGGCCGCCGGTCGCCTCCCTTGCCCCCGACACCGGGCTGTACCTGTGCAATCCCGCCCAGGTATGCCGGGCGGCGGCGTGCTCCGACGAAGATGCAAACCTCGACAGTTGCTACCTGACGACCGGGGAAGGCACCTATGACGGCTCCACGGTGTGTTTCACGCCCGATACGTCCGGAACCTATACGTTCATCCTGCGGGCCGTGGATGACTGCGGCGCCGCGGACGAGGACACCTCCCGGGTGACGGTGACTCTGAACTCCGACCCCACCTGCCAGGTGCCGCAGGGCGTCACGCAGTTCTTCCAGTGTTCGCCGTCGCAGGTGAGCCTGCCCGTGAGCGCGACCGATCCGGACGGCAACTACGACCATTGTGAACTGATTTCAGGACCCGGCTCGATTGTCGGCGGGAACTGGTCGTACACGCCGTCCACTGACGAAACCGTGTGGGTTGTGGTCATGTGCGTTGACTCCTGCGGGGCGCACTGCATAGACTCGTTCCAGGTCAGCTTCAGCATCAACGCGGCGCCGTTGGTCGTGCTCCCCGAACCCCAGACGATTCTCGCCTGCGATGACACGACGATCTGCATCAGCGTCGACGCCTCGGACCAGGACGGCAACCTGGCCTCGGTCGAGTTGATGTCGTCGACCGGCAGCTACAACGACCAGACCGGTCAGATCTGTTTCGGCGCCGGGTACGGCACGGGCGATGACAAGTCATACACCTTCATTATAAAGGCGACCGACTCCTGCGGCGCCGAGGACTACGACACCACGACCATCACCGTCGATTTCAACGCACCGCCGGTGGTGTCGCTGCCACCTGACTTCACCGCCTACCTCGAGTCGGTGGGTGAACTCTGTTTCACCGCGGATATCTCGGACAACGACGGCAATCTTGCCGACGTCACGGTCGTTCCCGATATCGCCCACTACGACGATCTTACGGGCCAGATATGTTTTGACGCCGACACCACGGGCGTGTACTGTTTCCAGGTCACGGCCACGGACGGCTGCTCCGGGGAGACGGATCCGTTGCATTGTACGGACGTCGATACGATCTGCGTTACGGTCGAGGTCGACCAGTGCGTCCACGTCCAGATCGAGAAGAGTCACAATGTCGTCCAGGGGCAGTTTACGGACCTGAGAATCTTCCTTAACGGCTCGGGGCACGAGCTGGGCGGATTCAACTTCCTGGTCTGGTATGACGTCACGGCGCTCAATCCCGCCCTGGCCCTGCCCGGCGACCTGCTTGACATGTGCGGCTGGGAGTACTTCACCTACCGCTTCGGCGCCGACGGCAACTGCGAATCATGCCCGACCGGCCTTCTGCGGCTCGTGGCCATAGCCGAAACCAACAACGGCGCCTACCACCCGGGCTGCTTCCTCGACGGGATGACGGGCACACTGGCGACGATCAGGTTCCTCGTATCCAACGACCGGACCCTGGAGGGTCAGTTTGCGCCGGTGTCGTTCTTCTGGACCGAGTGCGGTGACAACGCGTTCTCCTCGCGGGAAGGCGACACGCTCTGGATTTCCCGTAACGTGTACACCTTCGACCTGAACGCGATCACCGATATCAGCTACGGCTTCCCGGGCTACTTTGGCGCTCCCGACCTCTGCCTGCTCGGCCAGGGACCGGACAAACCGAAGCCGGCGCGCTGTGTCGACTTCACCAACGGCGGCGTAGACATCGTCCCCTCTGACTCGATCGACATGCGCGGCGATATCAACCTCAACGGCCTCGCCTACGAGATCGCGGATGCCGTGATGTTCACCAATTACTTCACTCGCGGCCCGGATGCCTTCGGCACCGGGCGGCGGGTCGATGCCGCCATCGCCGCCAGCGATGTCAACGGCGACGGTATTCCGCTTACGGTGGCGGACCTGGTTTACCTGATTCGCGTGGTCGTGGGAGACGCCCAGCAGATGCCGAAGATCAACCCGAATGCCGATCTTCAGGCCGAGTTCTCGGTCACGGGCAACGTGTTGTGCATCGAGCAGTCCGATGCACCGATCGGGGCCATTTACGTCGTCCTGAGCGGCAAGGTCACTCCGCGCCTGCACGAAAATGCCTCCTTCATGGAGATGCAGTATCGCCACGACGACTCCGAAACCCGTGTGTTAATCTACAACGAGAAGGGTGAGACCGTGCTGGGCGCCGGCCCCGTGCTCGAACTGGACGGCCGCACCTGGATCAGGACGATCCAGGTCGGCAGCTTCGACGGTCAGGTGGTGAAGGCGAAGGTCAAAGACGTGCCTGACCGGTTCTCGTTGTCGCAGAACTATCCCAACCCGTTCAACCCGATGACGGTTCTCGAATACGCGCTGCCGGTGGCCAGCGACTGGCACCTCGTGGTTTACAACATCCTCGGTCAACAGGTTGAGAACTGGTCCGGCAGGGACGAAGCGGGTTATTATCAAATCGAGTGGGATGCCGGTAGATACGCATCAGGTGTCTACTTTTACCGTCTGACGGCTGGAGGCTTCAGCGCCACCAGGAAGATGGTATTGCTCAAGTAA
- the thyX gene encoding FAD-dependent thymidylate synthase: MAHATSKEADALLDREFKVLDHGFIRLVDYMGSDQAIVQAARVSYGEGTKKISEDRALIRYLMRQRHTSPFEMVELKFHVKLPIFVARQWIRHRSASVNEYSGRYSVMRPEFFRPERKDIRLQSTVNKQGRSQDELPDDIKDRFLDHLQGSQETQYAEYEAFVETGLARELARINLPLSLYTEWYWKIDLHNLFHFLRLRMDSHAQAEMRAYANIMAEVVRTVCPIAYEAFEDYTVNAATFSAPELVILVKYLESAEMGLDSLVREGLSKREAQELLAKLERIRRPNGAKPSQIR, encoded by the coding sequence ATGGCTCACGCAACCAGCAAAGAAGCGGACGCCCTGCTGGACAGGGAATTCAAGGTCCTCGACCACGGTTTTATCCGGCTGGTCGACTACATGGGATCGGATCAGGCTATTGTTCAAGCGGCACGGGTCAGCTACGGCGAAGGCACCAAGAAAATCTCCGAGGACCGTGCGCTCATCCGCTACCTGATGCGCCAACGGCACACCAGCCCGTTCGAGATGGTGGAATTGAAATTCCACGTCAAACTGCCCATTTTCGTCGCCCGGCAATGGATTCGGCATCGTTCGGCCAGCGTCAACGAGTATTCCGGTCGGTATTCGGTCATGCGGCCCGAGTTTTTCCGGCCCGAGCGAAAAGACATCCGCCTGCAATCGACCGTGAACAAGCAGGGGCGATCGCAGGACGAACTGCCGGATGACATAAAGGACCGCTTTCTGGACCACTTGCAGGGTTCGCAGGAGACTCAGTACGCCGAATACGAGGCCTTTGTCGAGACTGGGCTGGCCCGTGAGCTGGCGCGAATAAACCTCCCCCTGTCGCTATATACCGAGTGGTACTGGAAGATTGACCTTCATAACCTTTTCCACTTTTTGCGCTTGCGGATGGACAGTCACGCCCAGGCCGAGATGAGGGCGTATGCGAATATTATGGCCGAAGTAGTCAGGACGGTCTGCCCGATAGCTTATGAAGCTTTCGAGGATTACACGGTCAATGCCGCGACATTCTCGGCGCCGGAACTGGTGATTCTTGTCAAGTACCTCGAATCAGCAGAGATGGGGCTCGACAGCCTTGTCCGGGAAGGCCTGTCGAAACGCGAGGCTCAGGAATTGCTGGCCAAGCTGGAGAGGATTCGGCGGCCGAACGGGGCGAAACCGTCCCAAATCAGATAG